The Theobroma cacao cultivar B97-61/B2 chromosome 1, Criollo_cocoa_genome_V2, whole genome shotgun sequence genome contains the following window.
CAAGTAGTACTTCATTTAATTATGAGCAGGATTTgcactttctctttttcttttctcataaAGAGAATAAGCAACCCAAACGCCAGATGGAAGAATAGATGCCAAGTTGACAGAAGATTTAGAATGCTGCACCACCCATAAAATATATGGTATAATTTCATTCTGTTTGCAAAAACTATAGACATAACAATAATGTGCATGCATCAATTAACATAAACTCCCAAACGAGTTTCCTTAATTTCCAACTATCTATCCTTACAGACACGATAccaagagaaagaaataataaagtaGACAAATAGTTAGAAAAGAGAGTCTGATTTCAAACTCTACGAAAAGAATCTAGATTCTGACAGTCacaatgaaaatatttattagagTTGGAAAccctatttttttatatctaCACGTGAGATAGAGGACAGCTAAATCCTTTGGCAGTTTTCCTCtattagttatttttaataagcttttaaaaattgatgaaaGTCAATCTTTGGATAGTTTTGTTTCAATGTGatagaaaggagaaaaagataaaCAACCACACTACTTACACCCCACAAACTATTTCTTGTTAAAGTAAAATAGATGAAAGCTTTGAAAATCATCTTATCATCTGTAAAAGCAAAGGAGAAAAGCACATGGATATAACTCAAGCTAAAATGCAAGTAGAAGGGACGAAGGTTTATTTCCTCAAAATGCAGATTGTGAATCTAAAAAAGGTTTCTTGGAATTTAATTTAATGCCCCACCATATTAGATAGCAATATCTAATATGATCTAAGGAAGTGGAAGTGGAAGGACATTTGACCCTCTATTGGTATCCACTGTCCCTACGAGTAGATATCATTGTCACTACAAAATTATGCTAAAACATATTCTTGCTCAAAACAAAAGTAGTGTTCACTACATTATTTGTGATGAGCTGAGACGTTTCTTTCTGCTCCTCCAATTTCCAATCCAAGCTTTCCAACCTCTTCGTTAGATGTCTCTTTGTTGACTGCATGATTGAAGTAACAACACTATCAAAAACTGAAAAGTGTGTCAAACAGAGAATTGCTATAAGGATTGGTGTAATTACATAACAGGAACACCAATCTTACTTACATTTAATGTTTGAGATACATTATCTAACTGTTTTGACACGGCTGTAACAGCATCTGCCATATTTTGCTTTGTCACAAACATTACGTCAGAAAATGACAAGCCCtatatgataaatgatataAATAATACATCAGAAATCTACACATGTTAGAGTGCAAATCCAAACAGCTTGAACAAAAAAgacatttcatattttgattcATCAACAAAATTTATTAACCTTCCACCACATGTAACAATATCCTAATGCTCCAAGTGCAGCAGCTGGCACAAGATAAGAAGCAATACCCCCTGTGCGCACAAGAAAAAAGAGTGAGCGCCCATAGGTATATGACTCCtctataaaacaaaaaacttgAACTTCTAATTCTTCACAGAACAGTATAAATTTATCCCCAactataatcaaaataatctagAGTGAGACCAAGAAACCGAAAGATTTAATAGATAATGTTTATCATTCAACTAttgtaaaattaaataaagagGACCAGCAGTATCTAAATTGAGAAGGAGCAAAACAGGAAGTAGAAATAGATAATTTACATTACTTAGAGCTCAAAATGgttaaataaataacattagaaaagaaatagatGTACATACCGCCAGAGTCTGAATTGCCATTAAGGATGGTTATCGGATTGGACGCTGTCAAATCCTTGAGCTCTTGTGCCAATTGTTTAATCTAAAAgtaccaaaagaaaaagtacaCACATGGTTAAACACAAGCATAAAGAGGACAATTAACATAAATCACTCCCAccccaaaaaacaaaagggaaagaaaaaagttgtAAAATTTCATCGGCATTTCACTCTAACGTGGTTTACCTAGTTCTATATACATTTGGCACTTGAAAAATGATCTTGACGTCAGGAATTTCGATACTTACTGCAAaccaaaaagttaaaaatttgatGCAGTTTTGACTGAAAAAAAGGTAAGGAAAATTGGGAGTACCTGAGCAGCAAGAAGCGTGTGATCGTATTTATAAGGAGAGAATTCGACTTCATCGACGCCCTTGAGTAATTCCTGAAGCTGTGAAATGAGTTCAGATAAACGCCCACTCCTCAAAATAATTGAACCAGTCAAACCTAATACCAAAATTTAAGAAACCAAGCTTCAAAAAGATTGGAAATGTAAAGTAAAAGTCATTCAAAGGAAAGACGCGATCAgaccaaaaagaaagaaagaaagaaagaaacctgCGCCCATGAGAATTAGAACTTTGGAGGTTTGGACACCTGCCTGCAACgccatctttcttttctttggtcGGTGTCTGAACCAAAGAGGGCGGGGAGGAAAGAAAAGAGGGCGGCCTTCCTACTTTGTTAAATGTTTGGAAAAAACTCAGAAAACAAAAGGTTAGTAAAAGTTTAAATGTGTATTCTCGAAAATACCCTCCTTATCATAAGAAAATTGCAAAGTTTAAATGACTGCGACAGCAACCTTAcgattttgatattttggcagtcaactaaaaagaaaaaaagagaggaaaa
Protein-coding sequences here:
- the LOC18612403 gene encoding uncharacterized protein LOC18612403, with protein sequence MALQAGVQTSKVLILMGAGLTGSIILRSGRLSELISQLQELLKGVDEVEFSPYKYDHTLLAAQIKQLAQELKDLTASNPITILNGNSDSGGGIASYLVPAAALGALGYCYMWWKGLSFSDVMFVTKQNMADAVTAVSKQLDNVSQTLNSTKRHLTKRLESLDWKLEEQKETSQLITNNVDEMKSNLSQIGSNVEMIHQMVAGLEGKIELLESKQDVANSGLWYLCQFAEGVKDGANAKLFQDVGAKLAVDSAVKFEEKSVKGLQFLAETNESAVSEKPTVNSEQNDLVSPVKKVPTMKTKIHRSYPVGISWARDIYHRD